A single Rhinolophus ferrumequinum isolate MPI-CBG mRhiFer1 chromosome 20, mRhiFer1_v1.p, whole genome shotgun sequence DNA region contains:
- the LOC117012219 gene encoding eukaryotic translation initiation factor 1-like — protein sequence MSTIQNLHSFHPFAEANKGDGLFPAGTEDYIHIIQQKNSRKIFTTVQGTLDDYNKKIPVKAVTKIFSCHGTVIEHTEYGEVIQHQGDQPKNICQLLRETGLAKDDQLKVHGL from the coding sequence ATGTCCACTATCCAGAATCTCCACTCTTTCCACCCCTTTGCTGAGGCAAATAAGGGTGACGGTCTGTTTCCTGCTGGCACTGAGGATTATATCCATATAATTCAACAGAAAAACAGCAGGAAGATCTTTACTACTGTCCAAGGGACCCTTGATGATTATAACAAAAAGATACCAGTGAAGGCAGTTACGAAGATATTTTCCTGCCATGGTACTGTAATTGAGCATACAGAATATGGAGAAGTGATTCAGCATCAGGGTGACCAGCCCAAGAACATATGCCAGCTCCTCAGAGAGACTGGACTAGCTAAAGACGACCAGCTAAAGGTTCATGGGTTGTAA